A region from the Sandaracinus amylolyticus genome encodes:
- a CDS encoding FHA domain-containing protein produces the protein MQKLGSGIAFVGAIDLARNHEYAKLVELLGPAQLIGAPPTRVDEDDEWSFQTRAILRPELGARLGLELSRAFVFPVRKLRSTFADTILVGRASTSDVFVDDASISKLHARIRRQSDDAWTIADAGSTNGTALGTRAIDGEDTSLPYGTRLRIGKWSFRFERLDGTLAILRNGST, from the coding sequence GTGCAGAAGCTCGGCTCGGGGATCGCGTTCGTCGGTGCGATCGACCTCGCGCGCAACCACGAGTACGCGAAGCTCGTCGAGCTCCTCGGCCCTGCACAGCTGATCGGCGCTCCACCCACGCGCGTGGACGAGGACGACGAGTGGTCGTTCCAGACGCGCGCGATCCTGCGCCCCGAGCTCGGCGCGCGCCTCGGCCTCGAGCTCTCACGCGCGTTCGTGTTCCCGGTCCGCAAGCTGCGCTCGACGTTCGCCGACACGATCCTCGTGGGCCGCGCGAGCACCAGCGACGTGTTCGTCGACGACGCGAGCATCTCGAAGCTCCACGCGCGCATTCGGCGGCAGAGCGACGACGCGTGGACGATCGCCGACGCCGGCTCGACGAACGGCACCGCGCTCGGCACGCGCGCGATCGACGGCGAGGACACGTCCCTCCCGTACGGCACGCGCCTGCGGATCGGGAAGTGGTCGTTCCGCTTCGAGCGCCTCGACGGCACGCTCGCGATCCTGCGGAACGGATCGACGTGA